A single Crateriforma conspicua DNA region contains:
- the rdgB gene encoding RdgB/HAM1 family non-canonical purine NTP pyrophosphatase has protein sequence MFELVLGTGNQKKLVEIQRMMPADRVRLKTLADFSDPIDVVEDGTTFAENAAKKACQQAKHLGVWVLGEDSGLSVDALDGAPGVFSARYAGPAQDDEANLNQLLDALQGVPPERRSAHYTSSFCLSDPDGAVRLTAEGICRGRIITERHGQGGFGYDPIFQLCEYHQTFGQLDWVVKQALSHRSRALRQFLPRFLRLIDSDGVA, from the coding sequence ATGTTCGAACTGGTCTTGGGAACCGGCAATCAAAAGAAGCTTGTCGAAATCCAACGCATGATGCCCGCCGATCGTGTGCGGCTGAAAACGCTGGCGGATTTCTCCGACCCGATCGATGTGGTCGAAGACGGGACGACATTTGCCGAAAACGCTGCCAAGAAAGCTTGCCAGCAGGCGAAGCACTTAGGCGTCTGGGTCTTGGGCGAAGACAGCGGCTTGTCCGTGGACGCTTTGGATGGGGCCCCGGGTGTATTCTCGGCACGCTATGCAGGTCCGGCACAAGACGACGAGGCGAATTTGAATCAGTTATTGGATGCATTGCAGGGGGTTCCACCGGAGCGTCGGTCGGCCCACTACACCAGTTCTTTCTGTCTTTCGGACCCCGACGGTGCGGTCCGCCTGACGGCCGAAGGCATCTGTCGTGGCCGGATCATTACCGAGCGGCACGGTCAGGGCGGGTTCGGTTACGACCCGATCTTTCAGTTGTGTGAATACCATCAAACGTTCGGGCAACTGGACTGGGTGGTCAAACAGGCACTGAGCCACCGCAGCCGGGCGCTTCGTCAGTTTTTGCCGCGTTTTTTGCGGCTGATCGATTCCGACGGCGTCGCCTGA
- a CDS encoding DUF1571 domain-containing protein: protein MSKRKTWILATGVFVVVTTVLLFWPEGQQSVQTDAAPTSVLIDQDSAAKATLQDVLEMAAQAKESLVANVDDYTATFVKQERDANGVLSPVSKMFMKVQTRHRGGRPGAPMRVYLKFLEPGSDDGRQVIWAEDLTDGKLWVKETGMLGLVPIPPLDPNGALAMQGQRYPISELGQTRMVELLYERGQADLGDPNVSVVIQKDVPFDGQTATLIQVNRSKPSGRVDDFSLAEIFIDQQRSLILKYQSFGWPSEGQDDAPLLESYTFEDIQVNVGLSEKDFDTSNPEYGW from the coding sequence ATGTCGAAAAGAAAAACATGGATCCTGGCCACTGGCGTTTTTGTGGTGGTCACAACGGTGCTGTTGTTCTGGCCCGAGGGACAACAAAGTGTCCAGACGGATGCGGCGCCGACGTCCGTTTTGATCGACCAGGATTCTGCCGCTAAAGCCACCCTGCAGGACGTGTTGGAAATGGCTGCCCAGGCCAAAGAGTCGTTGGTCGCCAACGTCGACGATTACACCGCAACATTCGTCAAGCAGGAACGCGACGCCAACGGCGTTCTAAGCCCGGTGTCCAAAATGTTCATGAAAGTTCAAACACGCCACCGTGGCGGGCGACCGGGGGCGCCGATGCGGGTGTATTTGAAGTTCTTGGAACCCGGCAGCGATGATGGACGTCAAGTCATTTGGGCGGAAGATCTGACCGACGGCAAACTGTGGGTCAAGGAAACCGGCATGCTGGGATTGGTTCCCATTCCGCCACTGGATCCCAACGGCGCGCTGGCGATGCAGGGGCAACGTTACCCGATCAGTGAACTGGGCCAAACACGAATGGTCGAACTGTTGTACGAACGCGGCCAAGCCGATCTTGGCGATCCAAATGTGTCGGTCGTCATCCAGAAAGATGTGCCATTTGACGGTCAAACCGCGACGCTGATTCAGGTCAACCGTTCCAAGCCATCCGGCCGCGTCGATGATTTTTCACTGGCGGAAATCTTCATCGACCAACAGCGCAGTCTGATTCTGAAGTATCAAAGTTTTGGATGGCCAAGCGAGGGCCAAGACGACGCACCGCTGTTGGAATCCTACACCTTCGAAGATATCCAGGTGAATGTGGGGCTGTCGGAAAAGGACTTCGATACCAGCAATCCTGAATACGGCTGGTGA
- the uvrA gene encoding excinuclease ABC subunit UvrA gives MRIRGARVHNLRSIDVDLPHHAITVITGVSGSGKSSLAFDTLFAEGQRQYIDSLSAYSRQFLDQIPRPDLDSIDGLAPTLSIDQKAGTTGSRSTVATITEIYDYLRLLFARIGVAHCVQCGSAVSQLSPDAILKRLADRPDGTRMMLLSPMVRGRKGAHRDVFEAIQKAGLVRARVDGEVHAIDEVPSLSVRKDHTIEAVVDRLVIREGIESRLHDSVELSLRLGNGSLVALTENESKSWDEELFNTSMSCAECGTSFAEVEPRTFSFNSPYGACPTCDGLGEIVVREGKRSGATRITAICPECDGARIGPVGRGVKIADVNIAELTAMPLDQSLEWFGRLHERLAGHGDETLEQKIAHPIVDEVQRRIGFLRNVGVDYLTLDRRGDTLSGGELQRVRLATSIGSGLVGVCYVLDEPSIGLHPADHGRLIDAIIQLRDQGNTIVIVEHDEATIRGADHLIDIGPGAGTAGGELIASGTPDAVSRDPKSLTGAYLRGDSRIPIPTTRRDCGQAKQLVLHKAATHNLKDVTVSIPLGCLVGISGVSGSGKSSLINDTLYPAVAQSLGLVTDPPGPYQRLEGADAIDKLIAIDQAPIGRSPRSCPATYSGVMDELRKVFATTRQAKSLGFAANRFSFNSSAGRCDLCGGLGMEKIEMNFLSDLYVTCSRCAGKRFNRQTLQVRFKGHNIADVLDLTIDQAAELFENIPKPYRQLCSLQDVGLGYLHLGQSSTTLSGGEAQRIKLGTELSRPATGQTLYVMDEPTTGLHFDDVARLVGVMQRLVDAGNTVLVIEHQFDLLAACDHIIDLGPSGGLGGGNIVATGTPENIAENTNTPSGAAMAHALESAGR, from the coding sequence ATTCGTATCCGCGGCGCCCGCGTCCACAATCTGCGGTCGATCGACGTCGACTTGCCCCATCACGCGATCACGGTGATCACCGGCGTTTCGGGCAGCGGCAAGAGCTCGTTGGCTTTCGACACCCTGTTTGCCGAGGGACAGCGACAATACATCGACAGTCTGTCGGCTTATTCGCGTCAATTCCTGGACCAGATTCCAAGGCCTGACCTGGACAGCATTGACGGGCTGGCTCCCACACTTTCGATCGACCAAAAAGCCGGCACGACGGGATCACGCAGCACCGTCGCGACGATCACCGAGATCTATGACTACCTGCGTTTGCTGTTCGCTCGCATCGGCGTCGCCCATTGTGTGCAATGCGGCAGCGCGGTGTCGCAGTTATCACCCGACGCGATCCTGAAGCGACTGGCCGATCGCCCCGACGGGACACGCATGATGCTGTTAAGCCCGATGGTCCGCGGACGAAAGGGTGCCCATCGCGATGTGTTCGAAGCCATCCAGAAAGCCGGACTGGTTCGCGCCCGCGTCGACGGCGAGGTCCACGCCATCGACGAAGTCCCCTCGCTTTCGGTCCGCAAGGATCACACGATCGAAGCGGTGGTGGATCGCCTGGTCATCCGCGAAGGCATCGAATCACGTTTGCACGATTCGGTCGAATTGTCACTGCGGCTGGGCAACGGCAGCCTGGTCGCGCTGACCGAAAATGAATCCAAGTCGTGGGACGAAGAACTCTTCAACACGTCGATGTCCTGTGCAGAATGTGGAACCAGTTTTGCCGAGGTCGAACCACGAACGTTCAGCTTCAACAGCCCCTACGGCGCATGCCCGACCTGCGACGGCCTGGGCGAAATCGTCGTTCGCGAAGGCAAGCGTTCCGGTGCGACCCGCATCACCGCCATTTGCCCGGAGTGCGATGGTGCCCGTATCGGACCAGTCGGGCGCGGTGTCAAAATCGCCGACGTGAACATCGCCGAATTGACCGCGATGCCACTGGATCAATCGCTGGAATGGTTCGGCAGACTGCACGAGCGTTTGGCCGGACATGGCGACGAGACGCTGGAACAAAAGATCGCCCATCCGATCGTGGATGAAGTCCAACGGCGGATCGGATTCCTGCGAAATGTCGGCGTCGACTACCTGACACTGGACCGACGCGGCGACACACTTAGCGGCGGTGAACTTCAACGCGTTCGCCTGGCCACCAGCATCGGCAGCGGGCTGGTCGGTGTCTGTTATGTCTTGGATGAACCGTCGATCGGATTGCATCCAGCCGATCACGGCCGACTGATCGATGCGATCATCCAATTGCGTGATCAAGGCAACACGATCGTGATCGTTGAACACGACGAAGCCACCATTCGCGGCGCGGATCACCTGATCGACATCGGTCCGGGTGCGGGCACCGCCGGCGGTGAACTGATCGCCAGCGGAACCCCGGACGCCGTATCTCGTGATCCCAAAAGCTTGACCGGTGCTTACCTGCGCGGCGATTCCCGGATTCCCATCCCCACGACACGCCGCGACTGTGGCCAAGCCAAACAATTGGTGCTTCACAAAGCGGCCACGCACAATCTGAAAGACGTCACCGTATCAATCCCGCTGGGTTGCCTGGTCGGTATCAGCGGCGTTTCCGGCAGCGGCAAAAGCTCGCTGATCAATGACACGCTGTATCCGGCCGTCGCCCAGTCACTGGGATTGGTGACCGATCCACCGGGCCCTTACCAACGACTGGAAGGTGCCGACGCCATCGACAAACTGATTGCGATCGACCAAGCCCCCATCGGCCGGTCACCACGCAGTTGCCCGGCGACCTACAGCGGCGTGATGGATGAACTTCGCAAAGTGTTCGCGACCACGCGGCAAGCGAAATCGTTGGGCTTCGCCGCCAACCGATTCAGCTTCAATTCATCGGCCGGTCGCTGTGACCTTTGCGGCGGCTTGGGGATGGAAAAGATCGAGATGAATTTCTTAAGCGATCTCTATGTCACCTGCAGTCGATGCGCGGGCAAACGATTCAATCGCCAGACGCTACAAGTGCGTTTCAAAGGACACAACATCGCCGACGTCTTGGACCTGACCATCGATCAGGCGGCGGAGTTGTTTGAAAACATCCCCAAACCCTATCGGCAACTGTGTTCGCTGCAGGATGTCGGCCTTGGCTATTTACACCTTGGGCAATCCAGCACCACGTTAAGCGGTGGCGAAGCTCAGCGAATCAAGTTGGGGACCGAATTGTCCCGACCGGCCACCGGTCAAACGCTGTACGTCATGGATGAACCGACGACGGGATTGCACTTTGACGACGTCGCGCGTTTGGTCGGCGTGATGCAACGCTTGGTTGATGCGGGCAACACCGTGCTGGTCATCGAGCACCAATTCGACTTACTGGCCGCGTGTGACCACATCATCGACCTTGGACCGAGTGGCGGTTTGGGCGGTGGCAACATCGTGGCAACGGGCACGCCCGAAAACATTGCCGAAAACACGAATACACCCAGCGGTGCAGCGATGGCGCACGCACTTGAATCGGCGGGCCGTTGA
- the dgt gene encoding dGTP triphosphohydrolase → MSLSHEATPMIDLSRYADREHLLLASYAMHSRDTAGRIHDEYGHSYRGPFSRDRDRILHSSAFRRLAGKMQVFTGEMGVYHRTRLTHTFEVASVARTIARVLRLNEDLTEALALMHDIGHPPYGHCGEDVLAECLEDVGGFSHNQFALTIVEELEQRYQDFAGLNLCRETLAGQDVRAHKAEAAVGRAPLLEVQIVDLADSIAYDAHDVDDALQMGLLTIEELSELAIVRRSLDRIADAGSQIQRKYVRQSLVHELIDLQVSDLLHGALERLRPLSGYRAEDISSEGIRVHHSDVIARERSELESFLFDAVYRHPRLMDVRRSAGDRLRRLFDTLLASPGRLPLRFRERCEHHSVPRVIGEYLAGMTDTFCDAQYRHICQNDDGPLADW, encoded by the coding sequence ATGTCACTGTCGCACGAAGCCACGCCGATGATTGACCTCAGCCGGTACGCCGACCGCGAACACCTGTTGCTGGCCAGTTATGCGATGCACAGCCGTGACACCGCGGGCCGCATTCACGATGAATACGGGCATTCGTACCGCGGACCGTTCAGCCGCGACCGGGACCGAATACTGCACAGCAGCGCGTTTCGGCGCTTGGCCGGCAAGATGCAAGTCTTCACCGGCGAAATGGGTGTCTATCACCGCACGCGTTTGACCCACACGTTCGAAGTCGCGTCGGTCGCCCGCACGATCGCCCGAGTGTTGCGATTGAATGAAGATTTGACCGAGGCTTTGGCTTTGATGCACGACATCGGCCACCCGCCCTACGGTCATTGCGGCGAAGACGTGTTGGCGGAATGCTTGGAAGACGTCGGCGGTTTTTCGCATAACCAATTCGCGTTGACGATCGTCGAGGAATTGGAGCAACGTTATCAAGACTTTGCCGGATTGAATCTGTGCCGCGAAACGCTGGCCGGACAAGACGTGCGAGCCCACAAGGCGGAAGCCGCCGTCGGTCGGGCGCCGTTGCTGGAAGTTCAGATCGTCGATTTGGCCGACAGCATTGCCTATGACGCGCACGACGTGGACGACGCACTGCAGATGGGTTTGCTGACGATCGAAGAGCTTTCCGAATTGGCCATCGTGCGGCGTTCGCTGGATCGTATCGCCGATGCCGGCAGCCAGATTCAACGCAAGTATGTGCGTCAGTCATTGGTTCACGAATTGATCGATCTGCAAGTCAGCGATTTGTTGCACGGTGCTTTGGAACGTTTGCGACCGTTGTCGGGCTATCGTGCCGAAGACATCAGCAGTGAAGGGATTCGCGTCCATCACAGCGATGTGATCGCCCGGGAACGCAGCGAACTGGAGTCCTTCTTGTTCGACGCCGTCTATCGGCATCCGCGGTTGATGGATGTGCGACGATCGGCGGGTGACCGTTTGCGTCGATTGTTCGACACGTTGTTGGCGTCGCCAGGACGGTTGCCGCTGCGATTCCGTGAACGATGTGAACACCACAGCGTGCCACGTGTCATCGGTGAATACTTGGCCGGGATGACGGACACGTTTTGTGATGCCCAGTATCGCCATATCTGTCAAAACGATGATGGTCCGCTGGCCGACTGGTAA
- a CDS encoding metallophosphoesterase family protein, which produces MSAFDERALFRIAWITDPHLNHVPASRWDPWCDALRSSDPTALLITGDISDGDDGWFQLDRLATCVTCPIYFVLGNHDFYGGSVAQTRRRAVQAARESSRLVYLTDSEPIRLADDVFLVGEDGWGDGVIGDARTSPIRLQDFQQIDDLRGRTTDDRLATLRAQGDESADRLRQKLMQVPDVATTVWVATHVPPYRESCWYEGRIADDQWAPYFVCGRVGECLDDVASRRPRMNLEVLCGHTHHRGVYRRAQNLRVYTGAADYGHPAIEGLIERGGLNGLDGSA; this is translated from the coding sequence GTGTCCGCATTTGATGAACGTGCATTGTTTCGCATCGCTTGGATCACCGACCCGCATTTGAATCATGTGCCGGCCAGTCGTTGGGACCCGTGGTGCGACGCGTTACGATCGAGTGATCCGACCGCTTTGCTGATCACCGGTGACATCAGCGATGGTGACGACGGATGGTTCCAGCTGGATCGTCTGGCGACTTGCGTGACGTGCCCGATTTACTTTGTCCTGGGCAATCATGATTTCTATGGCGGGTCCGTCGCCCAGACGCGGCGTCGTGCAGTCCAGGCGGCTCGCGAATCCTCGCGGCTGGTCTATCTGACCGACAGCGAACCGATTCGACTGGCCGATGATGTTTTCTTGGTGGGTGAAGACGGTTGGGGCGACGGAGTGATCGGGGACGCGCGCACCAGCCCGATCCGCTTGCAAGATTTTCAGCAGATCGATGACCTGCGCGGTCGCACCACCGATGACCGTTTGGCAACGCTGCGGGCGCAAGGCGACGAATCGGCGGATCGTTTACGACAGAAGCTGATGCAAGTGCCCGACGTGGCAACGACCGTTTGGGTGGCCACGCATGTTCCGCCTTATCGCGAGAGCTGTTGGTATGAAGGCCGAATCGCCGACGATCAATGGGCGCCCTACTTTGTTTGCGGCCGAGTCGGCGAGTGCTTGGATGACGTTGCGTCGCGGCGCCCCCGGATGAATCTGGAGGTGTTGTGTGGGCACACCCATCACCGTGGCGTTTATCGCCGAGCCCAGAATCTGCGGGTGTACACCGGGGCGGCCGACTATGGCCATCCGGCGATCGAAGGCTTGATCGAACGGGGCGGTCTGAACGGCCTGGACGGTTCGGCTTGA